The following are encoded in a window of Pseudomonas sp. JQ170C genomic DNA:
- a CDS encoding PQQ-dependent sugar dehydrogenase: MTTTRIAWLLAVTAALGGCGETARLDVSDGFGPSPQLPEPNKTLIPTVNVAPAIGWPEGAKPASAPGTQVAAFAEGLDHPRWLYVLPNGDVLVAETNAPPKPEDGKGIRGWVMKKAMSRAGAGVPSANRISLLRDSDHDGVAETRTTFIENLNSPFGMTLVGNHLYVAATDRLLRFDYQPGATSINGPGTPVTDLPGGPLNHHWTKNVIASRDGKKLYVTVGSNSNVGENGMDQEEGRAAIWEVDPASGHKRIFASGLRNPNGMAWEPHSGQLWTAVNERDEIGSDLVPDYITSVKDGGFYGWPYSYYGQHLDQRVNPQDPQLVAKAIAPDYAVGPHTASLGLTFAEPGVLPPPFDQGAFIGQHGSWNRKPHSGYKVLFVPFSTAGTPAGKPIDLLTGFLNDEGKAMGRPVGVINDQRGGLLVADDVGNKIWRVSKAK; the protein is encoded by the coding sequence ATGACCACGACCCGGATTGCATGGCTGCTGGCGGTGACTGCCGCGCTGGGCGGCTGCGGCGAGACCGCCCGACTGGACGTCAGTGACGGGTTCGGCCCGTCGCCGCAACTGCCCGAGCCGAACAAAACCCTGATCCCCACGGTCAACGTGGCGCCGGCGATCGGCTGGCCCGAGGGCGCGAAGCCTGCCAGCGCACCGGGCACGCAAGTGGCGGCCTTTGCCGAAGGCCTGGACCATCCACGCTGGCTCTATGTGTTGCCCAATGGCGATGTACTGGTTGCAGAGACGAACGCGCCACCCAAGCCAGAGGACGGCAAGGGCATTCGCGGCTGGGTGATGAAGAAGGCAATGAGCCGCGCCGGTGCCGGTGTGCCCAGCGCCAACCGCATCAGCCTGCTGCGCGACAGCGATCATGACGGGGTCGCCGAGACCCGCACCACATTCATCGAGAACCTCAACTCACCGTTTGGCATGACCCTGGTCGGCAACCATTTATATGTGGCAGCCACTGACCGCTTGCTGCGCTTTGACTACCAGCCCGGGGCCACCTCGATCAACGGCCCCGGAACGCCGGTCACCGACTTGCCTGGGGGGCCGCTGAACCATCACTGGACCAAGAACGTGATTGCCAGCCGCGACGGTAAAAAGCTGTACGTGACCGTGGGTTCCAATAGCAACGTCGGTGAAAACGGCATGGATCAGGAAGAAGGCCGCGCCGCCATCTGGGAAGTCGACCCGGCCAGCGGCCACAAGCGCATCTTCGCCTCCGGCCTGCGCAACCCCAATGGCATGGCCTGGGAGCCACACAGCGGGCAACTGTGGACGGCGGTCAACGAACGAGACGAAATCGGCAGCGACCTGGTGCCCGACTACATCACCTCGGTCAAGGACGGCGGTTTTTATGGCTGGCCCTACAGCTACTACGGCCAGCACCTCGACCAGCGAGTGAACCCGCAGGACCCACAATTGGTCGCCAAGGCCATCGCCCCGGACTACGCCGTGGGGCCGCACACTGCCTCGCTGGGCCTGACCTTCGCCGAACCCGGTGTGCTGCCACCGCCGTTCGACCAGGGTGCATTCATTGGCCAGCACGGTTCCTGGAACCGTAAGCCACACAGTGGCTACAAAGTGCTCTTCGTGCCCTTCAGCACCGCAGGCACACCGGCGGGCAAGCCGATTGATCTGCTGACCGGGTTCTTGAACGATGAAGGCAAGGCCATGGGGCGGCCGGTGGGGGTGATCAATGATCAGCGTGGCGGGTTGTTGGTGGCGGATGATGTGGGGAACAAGATCTGGCGGGTGAGCAAGGCCAAGTAA
- a CDS encoding C40 family peptidase, which yields MAMKARFALISLLALLGACSSHAPTPPKVVEPVVMAPQVYFSPVAEDVLFRALGLVGTPYRWGGNTPASGFDCSGLIGYVYRDAAGISLPRSTREMIGIRAPAVERNALQSGDLVFFATSGGSQVSHAGIYVGEGRFVHAPSAGGTVRLDYLSNSYWQKAYLNAKRVLPQALARNP from the coding sequence ATGGCGATGAAGGCGCGCTTCGCTTTAATTTCCCTGCTGGCACTGCTCGGTGCCTGCTCAAGTCATGCCCCGACCCCGCCCAAGGTGGTGGAGCCCGTCGTCATGGCGCCTCAAGTCTATTTCTCTCCGGTCGCAGAAGACGTGCTGTTTCGCGCACTGGGCCTGGTGGGCACGCCCTATCGCTGGGGCGGCAATACACCGGCTTCGGGGTTTGATTGCAGTGGCCTGATCGGCTACGTCTATCGCGATGCAGCCGGCATTTCGCTGCCTCGCTCCACCCGCGAAATGATCGGCATCCGCGCGCCCGCAGTCGAGCGCAATGCCCTGCAGTCGGGTGACCTGGTGTTCTTTGCCACCAGCGGCGGTTCACAGGTGAGCCATGCCGGCATCTATGTGGGGGAGGGGCGCTTCGTTCATGCCCCGTCGGCAGGCGGTACGGTGCGGCTGGACTACCTGTCCAACAGCTATTGGCAGAAGGCCTACCTCAATGCCAAGCGGGTGTTGCCGCAGGCATTGGCGCGTAACCCCTGA
- the hda gene encoding DnaA regulatory inactivator Hda — translation MKPIQLPLGVRLRDDATFINYYPGANAAALGYVERLCEADAGWTESLIYLWGKQGVGRTHLLQAACLRFEQLGEPAVYLPLAQLLDRGVELLDNLEQYELVCLDDLHVIAGKPEWEEAMFHLFNRLRDSGRRLLLAASSSPRELPIKLADLKSRLTMALIFQMRALSDEDKLRALQLRASRRGLHLTDEVGHFILTRGTRSMSALFDLLERLDQASLQAQRKLTIPFLKETLGW, via the coding sequence ATGAAACCGATCCAGTTGCCCCTAGGTGTGCGTCTGCGAGATGACGCCACCTTCATCAACTACTACCCGGGTGCCAACGCCGCCGCATTGGGCTACGTCGAGCGACTCTGCGAAGCCGACGCCGGCTGGACCGAAAGCCTGATCTACCTCTGGGGCAAGCAAGGTGTCGGACGTACGCACTTGCTGCAGGCGGCTTGCCTGCGTTTCGAGCAACTGGGCGAACCCGCCGTGTACCTGCCGCTGGCGCAACTGCTCGACCGTGGTGTCGAACTCCTGGATAACCTCGAACAGTACGAACTGGTCTGCCTGGACGACCTGCATGTGATTGCCGGCAAGCCAGAGTGGGAAGAGGCCATGTTCCACCTGTTCAATCGCCTGCGTGACAGTGGCCGTCGCCTGTTGCTGGCGGCCTCCAGTTCGCCGCGGGAGCTGCCGATCAAGCTGGCTGACCTCAAGTCGCGCCTGACCATGGCGCTGATTTTCCAGATGCGCGCCTTGTCGGATGAAGACAAGCTGCGTGCCTTGCAACTGCGCGCCTCGCGACGCGGCCTGCACCTCACCGACGAAGTCGGGCACTTCATCCTCACCCGCGGTACCCGCAGCATGAGCGCGCTGTTCGATCTGCTCGAGCGTCTCGACCAGGCTTCCCTGCAGGCGCAACGCAAGCTGACTATCCCGTTTTTAAAGGAAACGCTGGGCTGGTAA
- a CDS encoding DUF2058 domain-containing protein — MSLSLRDQLLKAGLVNQKQVKQVSKEQKKQKRLEHKGQVEVDDTQQRLAREAMAEKAKRDQELNRQQQEKAEQKARAAQVKQLIEVARLPKLTTEDYYNFVDDKKVKRLSVNALMRSKLSSGSLAIVAHGGGYEVIPREAALKIQERDPKRIVLLNTQVEAPDADDPYAAYVIPDDLMW; from the coding sequence ATGAGCCTTTCCCTTCGCGACCAATTGCTCAAAGCCGGTCTGGTCAACCAGAAGCAGGTCAAGCAGGTCAGTAAAGAGCAGAAGAAGCAAAAACGCCTGGAGCACAAAGGCCAGGTCGAAGTCGACGACACCCAGCAGCGTCTGGCCCGCGAAGCCATGGCTGAAAAGGCCAAGCGCGACCAGGAGCTCAACCGCCAGCAGCAGGAGAAGGCCGAGCAGAAAGCCCGTGCCGCGCAGGTCAAGCAATTGATCGAAGTGGCGCGCCTGCCCAAGCTGACCACCGAGGACTACTACAACTTCGTCGACGACAAGAAGGTCAAGCGCCTGTCGGTCAACGCCCTGATGCGCAGCAAGCTGAGCAGCGGTTCGCTGGCCATCGTTGCCCACGGCGGGGGCTATGAAGTGATTCCTCGCGAAGCAGCGCTGAAGATCCAGGAGCGCGACCCCAAGCGCATCGTCCTGCTCAACACCCAGGTGGAAGCACCGGATGCCGATGATCCTTACGCCGCCTATGTGATCCCTGACGATCTGATGTGGTAA
- a CDS encoding DUF3108 domain-containing protein: protein MRRALLLALAVLALPLQAADLKPFSASYTADWKQLPMSGTAERSLEKNANGTWSLNFKASMMIASLTEQSTLRLDKDTLLPQTYHFERGGLGKAKKVDLDFDWTSKKITGSDRGDAINLPLNRGVLDKSTYQLALQHDVAAGKKSVSYQVVDGDEIDTYDFRVLGTEKVTTKTGQVDAIKVERVRDPSQSKRITELWFAKDWDYLLVQLRQVETDGKEYVIVLQDGTVDGKSVKGN from the coding sequence ATGCGTCGTGCCCTGCTCTTAGCTCTTGCCGTGCTCGCACTGCCGCTGCAGGCAGCTGATCTGAAGCCCTTCTCGGCCAGCTACACCGCCGACTGGAAACAGCTGCCCATGAGCGGCACCGCCGAGCGCAGCCTGGAAAAGAACGCCAACGGTACCTGGAGCCTCAACTTCAAGGCATCGATGATGATCGCCAGCCTGACCGAGCAAAGTACCCTGCGCCTGGACAAGGACACCTTGCTGCCACAGACCTACCACTTCGAGCGTGGTGGCCTGGGCAAAGCCAAGAAAGTCGACCTGGACTTTGACTGGACCAGCAAGAAGATCACCGGCTCCGACCGTGGTGACGCGATCAACCTGCCACTCAACCGTGGCGTGCTGGACAAGTCCACCTACCAACTGGCCCTGCAGCACGACGTTGCAGCCGGCAAGAAGAGCGTGAGCTACCAGGTGGTCGACGGCGACGAAATCGACACCTATGACTTCCGCGTCCTGGGTACCGAAAAAGTCACCACCAAGACCGGCCAGGTCGATGCCATCAAGGTCGAGCGCGTACGCGACCCGAGCCAGAGCAAGCGCATCACCGAGCTGTGGTTCGCCAAGGACTGGGACTACCTGCTGGTGCAACTGCGCCAGGTCGAAACCGACGGCAAGGAGTACGTGATCGTGCTGCAAGACGGTACGGTCGACGGCAAGTCGGTCAAGGGCAACTGA
- the purM gene encoding phosphoribosylformylglycinamidine cyclo-ligase, with protein MSKQPSLSYKDAGVDIDAGEALVERIKGVAKRTARPEVMGGLGGFGALCEIPAGYKQPVLVSGTDGVGTKLRLALNLNKHDSIGQDLVAMCVNDLVVCGAEPLFFLDYYATGKLNVDVAATVVTGIGAGCELAGCSLVGGETAEMPGMYEGEDYDLAGFCVGVVEKAEIIDGSKVATGDALIALPSSGPHSNGYSLIRKIIEVSGADIENIALDGKPLTELLMAPTRIYVKPLLQLIKETGAVKAMAHITGGGLLDNIPRVLPKGAQAVVDVASWERPVVFDWLQQQGNVDEHEMHRVLNCGVGMVICVAQDQVENALNVLRTAGEQPWVIGQIGVAAEGAAQVELKNVKAH; from the coding sequence ATGAGCAAGCAACCCTCCCTGAGCTACAAGGACGCCGGTGTAGACATCGACGCCGGTGAAGCATTGGTCGAACGCATCAAAGGCGTTGCCAAGCGCACGGCGCGCCCGGAAGTCATGGGCGGCCTGGGCGGTTTTGGCGCCCTCTGCGAAATCCCGGCCGGCTACAAACAGCCGGTTCTGGTCTCCGGTACCGACGGCGTCGGCACCAAGCTGCGCCTGGCGCTGAACCTGAACAAGCACGACAGCATCGGCCAGGACCTGGTCGCCATGTGCGTGAACGACCTGGTGGTCTGCGGCGCCGAGCCGCTGTTCTTCCTCGACTACTACGCTACCGGCAAACTGAACGTTGACGTCGCCGCCACCGTGGTCACCGGCATCGGCGCTGGCTGCGAACTGGCAGGCTGCTCGCTGGTAGGCGGTGAAACCGCAGAAATGCCTGGCATGTATGAAGGCGAAGACTACGACCTGGCCGGCTTCTGCGTCGGCGTCGTGGAAAAGGCCGAAATCATCGACGGCTCCAAGGTTGCCACCGGTGACGCGCTGATCGCCCTGCCATCGTCCGGCCCGCACTCCAACGGCTACTCGCTGATCCGCAAGATCATCGAAGTATCCGGTGCCGACATCGAGAACATCGCGCTCGACGGCAAGCCGCTGACCGAACTGCTGATGGCCCCGACCCGCATCTACGTCAAGCCGCTGCTGCAGCTGATCAAGGAAACCGGCGCGGTCAAGGCCATGGCCCACATCACCGGTGGCGGCCTGCTCGACAACATCCCGCGCGTTCTGCCAAAAGGCGCCCAGGCTGTTGTTGACGTTGCCAGTTGGGAACGTCCGGTCGTATTCGACTGGCTGCAACAGCAAGGCAACGTCGACGAGCACGAAATGCACCGCGTGCTGAACTGCGGCGTCGGCATGGTCATCTGCGTAGCCCAGGACCAGGTCGAAAACGCCCTGAACGTTCTGCGCACCGCCGGCGAGCAGCCATGGGTCATCGGCCAGATCGGCGTTGCCGCCGAAGGCGCAGCCCAGGTCGAGCTGAAGAACGTCAAGGCGCACTGA
- a CDS encoding AI-2E family transporter: MIDMRRWVWLGVALLCAALLYWLHPILSPFLVGILLAYLADPLVDRLERAGLSRTWGVVVVFALFTLLFTLLLLVLVPMLAKQLVRLYELAPQMLDWLQHEALPFIQARLGLSEGFWKFDKIKAAISGHMGQTSDIVGMILSHATASGLALLAWLANLVLIPVVSFYLLRDWDLMMAKIRGLLPRQREAQAVALAGECHEVLGAFVRGQLLVMVALGVIYASGLMLVGLELGLLIGVLAGLAAIVPYMGFIVGIGAAMIAGLFQFGGDPYPLLGIAAVFMVGQALEGMVLTPLLVGDRIGLHPVAVIFAILAGGELFGFTGVLLALPVAAVIMVLLRHMHDLYKESDIYGGEIDPDL; the protein is encoded by the coding sequence ATGATTGATATGCGTCGCTGGGTGTGGCTCGGCGTGGCGTTGCTGTGTGCTGCGCTGTTGTACTGGTTGCACCCGATTCTTTCGCCGTTCCTGGTCGGCATTCTGCTGGCCTACCTGGCGGACCCGCTGGTCGATCGCCTGGAGCGGGCAGGGCTGTCCCGTACCTGGGGCGTGGTGGTGGTGTTTGCGCTGTTTACCCTGTTGTTCACGCTGTTGCTGTTGGTGCTGGTGCCGATGCTGGCCAAGCAACTGGTTCGCCTTTACGAGCTGGCGCCGCAGATGCTCGATTGGCTGCAGCATGAAGCCTTGCCCTTTATACAGGCCCGTTTGGGGTTGTCCGAGGGCTTCTGGAAGTTCGACAAGATCAAGGCCGCCATCAGCGGACACATGGGGCAGACCTCCGACATCGTCGGCATGATCCTCTCCCATGCCACGGCCTCGGGGCTGGCGCTGCTGGCCTGGTTGGCCAACCTGGTGCTGATTCCGGTGGTCAGCTTCTATCTATTGCGCGACTGGGACCTGATGATGGCCAAGATCCGCGGCCTCTTGCCGCGCCAGCGCGAAGCGCAGGCGGTGGCGCTGGCGGGTGAGTGCCATGAAGTGCTGGGTGCGTTTGTTCGTGGCCAGTTACTGGTGATGGTGGCGCTGGGTGTTATCTATGCTTCCGGCCTGATGCTGGTGGGCCTCGAGCTGGGCCTGTTGATCGGGGTGTTGGCGGGGCTCGCGGCCATCGTGCCGTACATGGGCTTCATTGTCGGCATTGGCGCGGCGATGATCGCCGGGTTGTTCCAGTTCGGTGGTGATCCCTATCCATTGCTCGGGATCGCCGCTGTGTTCATGGTTGGCCAGGCCCTGGAGGGCATGGTGCTGACGCCGTTGCTGGTAGGGGATCGAATCGGTCTGCACCCGGTGGCAGTGATTTTCGCCATTCTTGCCGGTGGCGAGTTGTTCGGTTTTACCGGAGTACTGCTGGCGTTGCCGGTGGCCGCGGTGATCATGGTGCTGCTGCGACACATGCACGACCTCTATAAAGAGTCGGATATTTACGGCGGTGAAATAGACCCGGATCTCTAG
- a CDS encoding C40 family peptidase produces MLNRFAPLVPLALVTLLFGCATQGPTSQQQVQQPVSAQVLSKSSTASVFEEELATEEELQDFASSKPYQLPALADNILERGMSLIGTRYRFGGTSENTGFDCSGFIGYLFREEAGMNLPRSTREMINVKAPLVSRNNLKPGDLLFFSTNGRGRVSHAGIYLGDDQFIHSSSRRSGGVRIDKLGDRYWSKTFIEAKRALAMAPTATTISRN; encoded by the coding sequence ATGCTAAATCGCTTCGCACCCCTCGTGCCCCTCGCACTCGTGACCCTGCTTTTTGGCTGCGCGACCCAAGGTCCAACATCGCAGCAGCAGGTTCAACAACCGGTATCCGCTCAGGTTCTGTCCAAATCCTCCACCGCATCGGTGTTCGAGGAAGAGCTGGCTACCGAAGAAGAACTCCAGGACTTCGCCAGCAGCAAGCCGTACCAGCTGCCCGCCCTGGCTGACAACATTCTCGAACGCGGCATGTCCCTGATCGGTACCCGTTACCGTTTCGGCGGCACCTCCGAGAACACCGGTTTCGATTGCAGCGGTTTCATCGGTTATCTGTTTCGCGAAGAGGCCGGCATGAACCTGCCGCGCTCCACCCGCGAAATGATCAACGTCAAAGCCCCGCTGGTCTCGCGCAACAACCTCAAGCCGGGTGACCTGCTGTTCTTCAGCACCAACGGCCGTGGCCGTGTCAGCCACGCCGGTATCTACCTGGGCGATGACCAGTTCATCCACTCCAGCAGCCGCCGCAGCGGTGGCGTGCGCATCGACAAGCTCGGTGATCGCTACTGGAGCAAGACCTTCATCGAAGCAAAACGCGCACTGGCGATGGCACCGACCGCGACCACTATTTCGCGTAACTGA
- a CDS encoding DUF2066 domain-containing protein has product MHLRKYLAVGCLALFGLSAQAESVSGLYQVREPVNGQGAEARTEATGKALETLVLRLTGDPKAAQSPALAGLRKDPQQIISQFGFEAGPPETVLVDFDPGSTERTLRQAGLALWGNNRPSILTWWLNDSTEGSSLVGDGQGSAASLRRAAQHRGLPLRLPLADLNEQLVATAKNLEGTDPAPLIGASERYGADALLAVHASEADGKWQGTWRLWLGDQHEQGNVEAADQAGLADAVMLAVSSRLAPRFVTRPGASSDMQVQVQGMNLERYAELGRVLEPYGARIKLVEGDTLTYKVTGNSDQLRAQLGLAKLQELPAEAPVAAPAADPANSGATQAAAPKPFNGLRFRW; this is encoded by the coding sequence ATGCATTTGCGTAAATACCTGGCCGTTGGCTGTCTTGCCTTGTTTGGATTGTCGGCCCAGGCAGAATCTGTCTCCGGCCTGTATCAAGTCCGTGAACCGGTCAATGGCCAGGGTGCCGAAGCCCGCACCGAGGCGACCGGAAAAGCCCTTGAAACCCTCGTGCTGCGCCTGACCGGCGACCCCAAGGCGGCGCAGAGCCCGGCCCTGGCAGGGCTGCGCAAGGACCCGCAACAGATCATCAGCCAGTTCGGCTTCGAGGCCGGCCCGCCTGAAACCGTATTGGTGGACTTCGACCCCGGCAGTACCGAACGCACCTTGCGCCAGGCGGGCCTGGCGCTGTGGGGCAACAACCGGCCGTCGATCCTGACCTGGTGGTTGAACGACAGCACCGAAGGCTCGAGCCTGGTGGGTGATGGCCAAGGCAGTGCCGCCTCCTTGCGTCGTGCTGCCCAGCACCGCGGCCTGCCGCTGCGCCTGCCACTGGCTGATCTGAATGAACAATTGGTGGCGACTGCCAAGAACCTCGAAGGCACCGACCCGGCACCGCTGATAGGGGCGTCCGAACGTTATGGCGCCGACGCGCTGCTGGCCGTGCATGCCAGTGAAGCCGACGGCAAGTGGCAGGGCACCTGGCGCCTGTGGCTGGGCGATCAGCATGAACAAGGCAACGTCGAAGCCGCCGACCAGGCGGGCCTCGCCGATGCGGTCATGCTGGCGGTGAGCAGCCGCCTGGCGCCACGCTTTGTCACCCGTCCCGGCGCCAGCAGCGATATGCAGGTGCAGGTCCAGGGCATGAACCTTGAGCGCTACGCCGAGCTGGGCCGGGTGCTGGAACCCTATGGTGCGCGGATCAAGCTGGTCGAGGGCGACACCCTGACCTACAAGGTCACCGGCAACAGCGATCAATTGCGCGCTCAGCTGGGCCTGGCCAAACTACAGGAGCTGCCCGCCGAGGCACCGGTCGCGGCACCTGCCGCTGATCCGGCCAACTCTGGGGCGACCCAGGCTGCGGCGCCAAAACCATTCAACGGGCTGCGTTTTCGTTGGTAA
- the mazG gene encoding nucleoside triphosphate pyrophosphohydrolase, translated as MYTLDDLLHLMARLRDPQYGCPWDLKQTYATIIPYTLEEAYEVADAIERSDFEHLQGELGDLLFQVVYYSQLAREEGRFEFAGVIDSITRKLIRRHPHVFPTGELYAPLDTPKLDEAQVKQRWEEIKAQERAEKGIPEQLSLLDDVPAALPALSRSAKLQKRAAQVGFDWPDALPVLDKVREELDEVLQAMADNDSVALADELGDLLFATVNLARHLKVDPENALRGANQKFERRFRFIEQALRDMGRPIEDCTLEDMDALWGEAKRQEKNLPSCG; from the coding sequence ATGTACACCCTAGACGACCTGCTCCACCTCATGGCCCGCCTGCGTGACCCGCAGTACGGCTGCCCGTGGGACCTCAAGCAGACCTACGCGACCATCATTCCCTACACCCTCGAAGAAGCCTACGAGGTGGCCGATGCCATCGAGCGCAGCGATTTCGAGCACCTGCAGGGTGAGTTGGGTGACCTGTTGTTCCAAGTGGTCTACTACAGCCAATTGGCTCGGGAAGAAGGCCGCTTTGAGTTCGCCGGCGTGATCGACAGCATCACCCGCAAGCTGATCCGCCGTCATCCGCATGTGTTCCCCACCGGCGAACTGTATGCGCCGCTGGATACACCCAAGCTCGACGAAGCCCAGGTCAAGCAGCGCTGGGAAGAGATCAAGGCCCAGGAGCGGGCAGAGAAGGGCATACCCGAACAGCTTTCGCTGCTCGATGACGTGCCGGCGGCCTTGCCCGCGCTGTCCCGCTCCGCCAAGTTGCAAAAGCGCGCCGCCCAGGTCGGTTTCGACTGGCCGGATGCGTTGCCGGTGCTCGACAAGGTACGCGAGGAGCTCGATGAAGTGCTCCAGGCCATGGCCGATAACGACAGTGTGGCGCTGGCCGACGAGCTGGGTGACCTGTTGTTCGCCACCGTCAACCTGGCCCGGCACCTGAAGGTCGATCCGGAAAATGCCCTGCGCGGGGCCAACCAGAAATTTGAACGACGCTTTCGTTTCATCGAACAGGCATTGCGCGACATGGGCCGTCCGATTGAAGATTGCACCCTCGAAGACATGGATGCGCTCTGGGGCGAAGCCAAACGTCAAGAAAAGAACCTGCCCAGCTGCGGCTGA
- the purN gene encoding phosphoribosylglycinamide formyltransferase, with protein sequence MPSKPCDVVVLLSGTGSNLQALIDSVRTGESPVRIRAVISNRADAYGLQRAQQAGIDTAVLDHKAFEGREAFDTALVELIDGYQPQLVVLAGFMRILSAGFVRHYQGRLLNIHPSLLPKYKGLHTHQRALEAGDKEHGCSVHFVTEELDGGPLVVQAVIPVELDDTPETLAQRVHRQEHQIYPLAVHWFAEGRLRLGEHGALLDDQPLAASGHLIRP encoded by the coding sequence ATGCCGAGCAAGCCTTGTGATGTCGTGGTGCTGCTGTCTGGCACCGGCAGTAACCTGCAAGCCTTGATCGACAGCGTCCGCACCGGCGAAAGCCCGGTGCGGATCCGCGCGGTCATCTCCAACCGTGCCGACGCCTACGGCCTGCAGCGTGCGCAGCAGGCCGGCATCGACACCGCCGTACTCGACCACAAGGCCTTCGAGGGCCGCGAGGCCTTCGACACGGCGCTGGTGGAACTGATCGACGGCTACCAGCCACAGCTGGTGGTGCTGGCCGGTTTCATGCGTATTCTCAGTGCCGGCTTCGTCCGTCACTACCAGGGTCGCCTGCTGAACATCCACCCGTCCCTGCTGCCCAAGTACAAGGGCCTGCACACCCATCAACGCGCCCTCGAGGCAGGTGACAAGGAGCACGGCTGCAGCGTGCACTTCGTGACCGAGGAACTCGACGGCGGGCCGCTGGTCGTACAGGCAGTAATACCGGTAGAGTTGGATGACACGCCAGAAACCCTGGCGCAAAGGGTTCACCGCCAGGAACATCAGATATACCCGCTGGCCGTGCACTGGTTCGCCGAAGGCCGTTTGCGCCTGGGTGAACACGGTGCTCTACTGGATGACCAGCCCCTGGCGGCTAGCGGCCACTTGATTCGACCCTAG